The genomic region TGAATTTCAGTCATAAAGACGGCCGTGCCGATAGCAAAGGGCGTAGCAACGGCAGCCGCCAGCAAGGTTACTAAGAAAGAACCTGCAATCATTGGCAGAGCGCCAACGTAAGGTAATTTAGTTTTTGGGTCAACCACCGAAGGGTTCCAGGTGGTACCTGTCAAAAACTTCCATAAGTTAACTTTATTGGTCGTAAAGGTGGCAATTCCCTTGGTAAATACAAAGGCAAAGATCAATACCACCACAATGCCAATCAACGCTAGGGCCGCGATACTGATTGCCTTCCCGTAGTTATCTTTACGGGTTGACTCTGAGCGGCGTAGCAGGTATGTCGTAATCCTATCCATTTGATCCCCCATTATGCAGCCTTATTAGTGACTTGACCATTCAAATCACGCGTAATCTTCATATCCTGGACTGAGATATAGCCCAACTTCTTGACCAGGGTCGCCTGGATTTTGTCGGATAGGATATAGTCGATGAATTTCTGAACGGCCGGCTTTGGCTGACCCTTGGTATAAATATGTTCATAGGACCAGATTGGATACTGTCCGGTAGTGACATTGCTGTCAGTAGCGGTAACGCCATTTACCTTGGGAACTGCAACGGAACTGTTCTTATAGGCAAAGGCAACATAAGAAATGGCGCCTGGCGTGGTCGAAACAATGGAGCGCACCATTCCGGATGAATCTTGTTCTTGGGCTTCAACACTCTGGTGGTTCTTTAGGCCCCACTTTTCAAAAGCGGCCCGCGTACCTGAACCAGTTGCCCGGTTAATAATGACGATTTTTTGATCTTTACCGCCAACTTCTTTCCAGTTGGTAATCTTACCGGTAAAAATTTGAATTAATTGATCTTGGGTTAAGTTATCGACACCCACATCCTTGTTTAGGATGGGGGTAATGCCGACCACCGCAACCGTGTGGTCGACTAACTTACTAGCATCAATACCCTTTTTTTCTTGGGCAAACACATCTGAATTTCCTAAATCAACTGCGCCTTGGGAAACCTGGCTGAGACCGGTTCCCGTACCTCCTCCTTGGACGTTAATGAAAATACCAGCATTCTCCTTGCTGTACTCCTCACCAGCTGCTTCGACCAGGGGCTGTAGGGCGGTTGACCCCACTGCCGTAATCGAAGTGCCCGAAGCACTGCTCCGGTCACGCGTGGCATACGCGGTACCGATAAGCGCGGCTATCAGTACCAACACAACTGCAAAAACAATCATCCCGCGATGAGATTTTGCCATGAGTAGGATCCCCCATTTGCTATTCTGCACAACTATATAACTGATTCAACTCTGCCTGGATTGCCCAAGCTAAAATTGTCAGGAAACTATGATTGCCGCCAATCTCTCCGAGCACTTGATGCAAATCCCCATCGTAAAGCAAGCTTTAATCACCTGCATTATAACAAAAAGCACTGGCTATCAACCAGTGCTTTTCTAATATTTGGGTAAGTTAAATAATTGGTTCGTCAGTTAAATCGTCAAAACCAGTGTCAGGCTTATCCTGACTCTTGTCATCAGCCTGACCTTCTTCAGGGGCTGGCTCACCCGCATCATCACCAATACCATAGGCCTGCCGGACCTTCTGATAAAGTTCTTCACGCAGGTCAGCGTGCTCAGGGTCATCCAGGTAATCCTTGGCCTTCTCACGACCCTGGCCAATCCGCTCACCTTCGTATGCGTACCAGGCCCCGGCCTTATCGATGATATCTTGGTCCACGGCCAGGTCCAAAATCTCTCCAGTCTGGGAAATTCCCTTACCGTACATGATATCAACTTCAGCAACCTTAAAAGGTGGCGCAACCTTGTTCTTAACGACCTTGACCTTGGTTAGGTTTCCAGTGACATCAGTCCCATCCTTAATCTGGGTAGAACGACGCACTTCCAAACGGACCGTCGAGTAGAACTTCAGGGCCCGACCACCGGGCGTGGTTTCGGGATTACCAAACATCACGCCGACTTTTTCACGAATCTGGTTAATGAAGATGGCAATCGTACCAGTCCGGTTCAAGGTACCAGCCAACTTACGCAGGGCCTGACTCATCAGACGGGCCTGCAGGCCGACGTGGGCATCCCCCATCTCCCCTTCAATTTCAACCCGGGGAACTAGGGCGGCCACCGAGTCAACCACAATCATGTCCACCGCACCAGACTGAACCAGGGCGTCGGCAATTTCCAGTCCCTGTTCACCAGTGTCCGGCTGGGAAAGTAGGAGCTCATCCTTTTTAACACCTAGGGCCTCGGCATACTTCACATCCAGGGCGTTTTCGGCATCGATATAAGCAGCCGTTCCACCCTGCTTTTGTACTTCGGCAACCGCGTGTAGGGCAATCGTCGTCTTACCAGAAGATTCTGGTCCATAGACTTCGATAATCCGTCCCTTAGGATAGCCACCGACACCCAAGGCAATATCCAACTTAACTGAGCCGGAAGGTACCGTGGCAATCTGGGTCGTGGCGTTGTCACCCAGGGTCATAATCGATCCCTTACCGAAGTTCTTCTCGATGCGTTTTAGGGCTTCGTTCAGGGCTGCCTGGCGACCATCCTGCTTATTTTTTGTATCTTTTTTAGCTACCATGTGGCTTCAAACTCCTTATAATCTAAGCAATAGTTTACCGTTTTCAATTAGCAAAAGCAAGCACAATTCGAACATTTGTTCGCCATCTTTTCGCTTACATTTCTTTATACGAAAAAAGCGCTTAAAGCGCTTTTACAGTCCATCATGAAAAACTTGTCGGTTCTGCCAGAAGTAATCAAAGCCAGAATAAACGGTAAAGATTACCGCCACCCAAAGGAGGACCGCCCCGATTGGAAAATGAATCAAGGCAAAGGGCCAGTTACCCAGGTACAAAAACAGGATGGCAAACATCTGGGAAAAGGTTTTAATTTTGCCAGGCATGGCAGCGGCTAAGACCTTACCATTGTTTTCAACAATCAAGGTCCTTAGGCCGGTTACAGCCAGTTCACGAATCACAATAATGGCCGTCATCCAGGCCGGCACGACATCAAAGGCCGTCAAGTAAATCAAAGCCGTCATCACCAGCAACTTATCGGCCAGGGGATCGGCAAACTTACCAAAGTTAGTCACCAAATGGTGCCGCCGGGCAATCTGACCGTCCAAAAAGTCCGTAATCGAGGCCACGGCAAAGACAATCGCCGCCAGTAACCAGTTCACCGGCAAGGCAAAGTGGTCACTGGCCATGATTGGCCAACCGTAAGGAACCGTCAGCAGGAGCATGAAGACTGGAATTAAAAATATCCGAAAAACCGTTAATTTATTAGGTAGGTTCATGAGACTCACTTATTGAAGTTAAAGAGGACATACCAGAGGCTTGGCGTTGGGTTAGGTAAATCTGGTACGGAAACAGGCTGATCATCTAAGGTCAAAGTAGCATTCGAAATGATGCTTACTTGCACGTTAACCGCCGTAGTACCGGCTGGAATATCAACCGTCTTTTCAGTATTTGCTGGTACCCACTGGTTAAACAAAATCTTGCTAGTTGCGTCATTAACCTTCACAGTCGTACCGGCGTTTTGTCCCTTAATAACCAGCTTGTGGGCCTTGCTTTGCTGACCAGCTAAGTTATAAGTAGTCAAGCTCTGACTGGTGTTAGTCGTTGGCTTACCCAACTTCAACTCGTCCTTCTTTGATGAAGATGAGGCTGAGCTAGAAGACTTTGAAACTGATGAGGATGAGACCTGGACATCATTTTGACCCGAGTCCTGGTTGTTCTGGTTAGATACCAGGACAATCACTAGCCAAACAATCAACAAGAAGACTACCACGCCAATGGCAATCCAAATTTTAGGAAGCCAACCCATCAGCTGAGCCTTGACTGACTGAGTGTGGTCAACCCCAGCTCGCACAACCCCGTCATCATCCCGGTGGGCGTGACTGAGGTCACCAGTGTGAACTAGTGGACTGTCATCGGTCTCGCCGATGAGTTCATCTGGGTTGAGTCCTAGGACCCGCGCATACTGCCGAATAAAGGCCCGGACATAGAACTCACCGGGCAGGGCTGCAAAGTCGCCGGCTTCCAACGACTTTAAGTAGTGTAACTGAATCTTGGTGGCGGCACTGACATCATTCAGCGACATCCCCTTCTCTTTCCGGGCTGCCTTTAGGCGCTCACCAATTTCAGCTGATAATCCTTCTGTCATAACTTCTCCGCTTACGATTTAATAATGTACTGGACCACGACAGGCTGGGACAAGATTTCGTCGGCCAGCCCCTCCAGGTCAGTAAAATTGATTTCTTTTAACAGATTAATTTTATCAAAGAGGCCCACGCCAAACAAGCTCTGGTCACCCCTTAGGGCAATTTGTTCCAGGCTGTTGAGCCTTTGAACGGTCTCGCCCAAACTGGCTGTCTTCAGCCGGCTAAATCCAGCTGCCAAAGTGGGCAAAACTGTCTGGTAGTCAGCCAACCGTTCCCGAATGGCCTGGGCCAGCTGATTGACATCAACGCTCTCACCATAAAAACTCAAATACTGGTAGGGACCCATCAAAGTGTACTCACTATCCAAGCCGTTATCGACCAGGCCACGCTGGTAAAGGTCCTGGTACCAGTCGGTTTGCTCGCCAAATAAAAGATCCAACAATAAATTAGCAGCTAAAACCCGCTGACTGGCTACCGGGCCAGTCAGATTTAAACTAGGCAGGCGCACGCCTAAAGCCAACTTGGGCCGACTCACTGGGTAATGGCCGACCTGTTTAGTCTGACCAACCGGTGGTAAGTCAGACTGCCAGGCCGGTTGCGCAGTCACTGTTCCAGGGGCAATCTTAGCCTGACTGGCTTCAATGGCTGGCACCAACTCATCAGCATCAAAATTACCGACCACGGTCAGTTGTAGGTTTCTGGGCTGGTAAAAGGCTGCATAAACCTGGTAAAGCAGGTCCGGGGTGATGTCTTGGAGTGAATTTAGGTCACCGGCTATATCTTCGGCCAGGGGGCTATTAGGGTACAGCAAACCCATTAGACCCATGTAGAGATGCCAGTCGCTGTCATCGGCATACATTTGAATTTCTTGACCGATGATACCACGTTCCCGGGCCACATTTTCCTCGGTGAAAACTGGCCGCTGCACAAAGTCGAGCAGGTGGACCACGTTTTCAGTCACCGCTTGGGTGGTCGTAAAATAATAGCTGGTTTGATACGCATTGGTAAAGGCGTTCGCATCAGCGCCTAACTGACCAAATTTGACCATAGCGTCCTCATCGCCTTGGTCAAAGAGCTTATGTTCCAAAAAGTGGGCCGTCCCCGCGGGAATCTTGGTCAGACCATTTTTAGCATCAACCAGGCTGGTATTGAGGGCACCAATTTTAGCAGTCACAACGCCGACCGTACCGTGGTAACTAGGTTTTGGAATTAGCGTAACTGACAGGCCATTAGGCATTACTTGTTCAATTAGCCGTTCGCCAATTTCGGGATAGTTTTTCTCAATCATAATCTTTGGGTATTAAGGTGTACTGACCGCGCAACTTGAGCTGCTTGGCCAAATTCGAAACATCGTCTGCCGTCACATTTTCAACTGCTTGAACCCACTCTTGTGGGGATAGCTGAGTAGAAACCAGGTCACGGAGGTAGGCCCGTTTAACCAACAAGCTTGGCGAATCCAACTGACTGAGATAATCATTAATCAAGGCCCGCTTAGCTTCTGCTAACGTGGTCAGACTGGACTCTCCCTCAGCTAGTTGGTCAATGATTGCCACGACTTCTTCTTGAACCGGACCCACTTGATCAGGGGCTACGCCGGCCACTAAGGTTAGCATACCCAAGTCATAACGCCAGTAGGTATAAATCATGTAAGCTAGCGAATTTTGTTCACGGACAGTTAAAAACAGGGCTGACAGGGGTCCCCCACCCAGAATCATATTTAAAACCTGGGCGGCAAAGCGCTGCTTACTGCCAGGTGCGACTGTTAGGTCGTAACTCTGGGTCAAAACCGCCTGACTAAGTTCAGCCTGATTGCCCTGTGAAATTACTGGCTGTTCGAAATCCTGGGCATGGTACCAAGGTACCAAATCAACCTGACGGCCCCCAAGGGACAAGCCGCGCGACCAGTCGGCAACCGTTTCCTGGTCGACGTCCCCGGCCACGACAACGGTAACCCGGTCGTTGGCGACCATTTCCTCGTAAGCGCGCTTAACTGCTGTTAGGGTTAGGGCAGCCACTTCATCGCGGTTACCCAAGGCAGAATCTTTCAGGGCTGCATCAGGCAAAACCTGCTGGCGTAACCGACTTAAAGCCAGGCGGACCGTGTCATCAGCAATGGCGTCCAAATCACTGAGCAAGGCTGCTTGCTCGGTTTTAAAGACTGCTTTGTAAACCGTTTCCTTATCAAAAATCGGGTGGAAAACCATCTCGGCCATAAAATCTAGGCACGCCCTTAAATAGTCATTCCCCTCACCGACGTATGTTGGCTGGGTAAATTGCAGGCCAAACTGGACCTGGTGCACCTGACCAACCCGGCTAACATCGGTTTGATACTGGGCACCTGCTAAGTCAATCAGACGCTGGGCAACCACCTTTTGACTAGGATACTGGTCAGCACTGGCCGCCATCACATACGAAAGCAGGGCCCGGACACTGGCAGATTGGGGCTGGGCAGCCGTACTAAAGTTGATGCCAACCTGAATGGTCTTAAATTGCTGGCTGGGCAAATATTTCAAGTTGACACCGCCAGCCAGGGGAATCGTTGACATGGTAAAAATCCTCAATTCTCAGACATACGAAAATAATAACCGGTCTATCATACCACCTTTTCTAGAAATTAAAAAAAGCCCCATAGGGCTTTTTAATCAGCTACCAAACCACTTGGTTTCCAACTGCTTGGTGGTACCGTCTTTACGCAACTTGGTTAACTGCTCGTTAACGGCCTTGCGTAGGCCGGGATCAGTTTTACGGAAACCGACCACATCCTGTTGGGCTGGGAAACCACCGGTGGTAATTTGATAATCATCGGGGTTATCCTGGTGACTAATGTAGTAACGGGCGTAGTCTTCATCGACCAACAGTCCCTGAATCCGACCGGCACTCAAGTCGTTGAAGGCCTTGTCATAGGTGTCATAACCGACTGCCTTATTATCCTGAATATACTTTTTCAAAATATCAGGGTTCTGGTTAAGGGCATCATCCCCACTAGAACCAGTCTGATCCCCAAGGATTTTGCCAGACATATCCGCAAAGGAGTTAATGTTATTCTTCTTTAACGAAACCACGACCTGGGTAGCCTTGTGGTAAGGATTTGAGAAGGCCACCTTCTTGGCCCGGTCCGGCGTAGCGGTATAACCGTTCCAGATGGCATCGATGTTGCCTGTGTTGAGCTCGTTTTCCTTCATCGACCAGTCAATTGGCTGCCACTTGACCTTAATGCCCAGGTTCTTAAAGACGGCATTGGCCAGGTCAACATCAAAGCCGACAATCTTACCGGAATCATCCCGAAAGCCCATGGGCACAAAGGTATCATCCAGGCCGATGGTAATCTGCTTATCCTTTTGGATT from Leuconostocaceae bacterium ESL0723 harbors:
- a CDS encoding phosphate ABC transporter substrate-binding protein PstS family protein, yielding MAKSHRGMIVFAVVLVLIAALIGTAYATRDRSSASGTSITAVGSTALQPLVEAAGEEYSKENAGIFINVQGGGTGTGLSQVSQGAVDLGNSDVFAQEKKGIDASKLVDHTVAVVGITPILNKDVGVDNLTQDQLIQIFTGKITNWKEVGGKDQKIVIINRATGSGTRAAFEKWGLKNHQSVEAQEQDSSGMVRSIVSTTPGAISYVAFAYKNSSVAVPKVNGVTATDSNVTTGQYPIWSYEHIYTKGQPKPAVQKFIDYILSDKIQATLVKKLGYISVQDMKITRDLNGQVTNKAA
- the recA gene encoding recombinase RecA yields the protein MVAKKDTKNKQDGRQAALNEALKRIEKNFGKGSIMTLGDNATTQIATVPSGSVKLDIALGVGGYPKGRIIEVYGPESSGKTTIALHAVAEVQKQGGTAAYIDAENALDVKYAEALGVKKDELLLSQPDTGEQGLEIADALVQSGAVDMIVVDSVAALVPRVEIEGEMGDAHVGLQARLMSQALRKLAGTLNRTGTIAIFINQIREKVGVMFGNPETTPGGRALKFYSTVRLEVRRSTQIKDGTDVTGNLTKVKVVKNKVAPPFKVAEVDIMYGKGISQTGEILDLAVDQDIIDKAGAWYAYEGERIGQGREKAKDYLDDPEHADLREELYQKVRQAYGIGDDAGEPAPEEGQADDKSQDKPDTGFDDLTDEPII
- the pgsA gene encoding CDP-diacylglycerol--glycerol-3-phosphate 3-phosphatidyltransferase, which codes for MNLPNKLTVFRIFLIPVFMLLLTVPYGWPIMASDHFALPVNWLLAAIVFAVASITDFLDGQIARRHHLVTNFGKFADPLADKLLVMTALIYLTAFDVVPAWMTAIIVIRELAVTGLRTLIVENNGKVLAAAMPGKIKTFSQMFAILFLYLGNWPFALIHFPIGAVLLWVAVIFTVYSGFDYFWQNRQVFHDGL
- a CDS encoding helix-turn-helix domain-containing protein, translated to MTEGLSAEIGERLKAARKEKGMSLNDVSAATKIQLHYLKSLEAGDFAALPGEFYVRAFIRQYARVLGLNPDELIGETDDSPLVHTGDLSHAHRDDDGVVRAGVDHTQSVKAQLMGWLPKIWIAIGVVVFLLIVWLVIVLVSNQNNQDSGQNDVQVSSSSVSKSSSSASSSSKKDELKLGKPTTNTSQSLTTYNLAGQQSKAHKLVIKGQNAGTTVKVNDATSKILFNQWVPANTEKTVDIPAGTTAVNVQVSIISNATLTLDDQPVSVPDLPNPTPSLWYVLFNFNK
- a CDS encoding pitrilysin family protein; this translates as MIEKNYPEIGERLIEQVMPNGLSVTLIPKPSYHGTVGVVTAKIGALNTSLVDAKNGLTKIPAGTAHFLEHKLFDQGDEDAMVKFGQLGADANAFTNAYQTSYYFTTTQAVTENVVHLLDFVQRPVFTEENVARERGIIGQEIQMYADDSDWHLYMGLMGLLYPNSPLAEDIAGDLNSLQDITPDLLYQVYAAFYQPRNLQLTVVGNFDADELVPAIEASQAKIAPGTVTAQPAWQSDLPPVGQTKQVGHYPVSRPKLALGVRLPSLNLTGPVASQRVLAANLLLDLLFGEQTDWYQDLYQRGLVDNGLDSEYTLMGPYQYLSFYGESVDVNQLAQAIRERLADYQTVLPTLAAGFSRLKTASLGETVQRLNSLEQIALRGDQSLFGVGLFDKINLLKEINFTDLEGLADEILSQPVVVQYIIKS
- a CDS encoding pitrilysin family protein, with the protein product MSTIPLAGGVNLKYLPSQQFKTIQVGINFSTAAQPQSASVRALLSYVMAASADQYPSQKVVAQRLIDLAGAQYQTDVSRVGQVHQVQFGLQFTQPTYVGEGNDYLRACLDFMAEMVFHPIFDKETVYKAVFKTEQAALLSDLDAIADDTVRLALSRLRQQVLPDAALKDSALGNRDEVAALTLTAVKRAYEEMVANDRVTVVVAGDVDQETVADWSRGLSLGGRQVDLVPWYHAQDFEQPVISQGNQAELSQAVLTQSYDLTVAPGSKQRFAAQVLNMILGGGPLSALFLTVREQNSLAYMIYTYWRYDLGMLTLVAGVAPDQVGPVQEEVVAIIDQLAEGESSLTTLAEAKRALINDYLSQLDSPSLLVKRAYLRDLVSTQLSPQEWVQAVENVTADDVSNLAKQLKLRGQYTLIPKDYD
- a CDS encoding amino acid ABC transporter substrate-binding protein, coding for MTMQKKKIVVNTVVIAAVVLLVAWLSFGLRGKGSGGQNAGWDRIQKDKQITIGLDDTFVPMGFRDDSGKIVGFDVDLANAVFKNLGIKVKWQPIDWSMKENELNTGNIDAIWNGYTATPDRAKKVAFSNPYHKATQVVVSLKKNNINSFADMSGKILGDQTGSSGDDALNQNPDILKKYIQDNKAVGYDTYDKAFNDLSAGRIQGLLVDEDYARYYISHQDNPDDYQITTGGFPAQQDVVGFRKTDPGLRKAVNEQLTKLRKDGTTKQLETKWFGS